The genomic DNA CCCGCTCGCCTGGCCGAGCGACGCCGCGCTGGCACATGTTCGCGAACAAGCAGAGAAAGCAGGGTTGACGGTATGACGCGCATCGCGCTCGCCGGGGCCACCGGCCGCATGGGTCACGCGATCGCCGACGTGATCGCGGAGGACCCGCTCCTCACGCTCACCGCTGCCTACGGGCGCGACGACGACGAGGCGCTCGGGACCTCGCTCCGCGGGATCACGGTGACGAAGCTCGGCCCGATCGACGCCGACGTGGTCATCGACTTCACCCGGCCCGACGGGACCCGCGCGGTGATCGAGCGCTGCGCCGCGGCGAAGTGCCCGCTCGTCAGCGGGACCACGGGGCTCGGCGCGGAGGAGCTGGCCGCGCTGGACGCGCTCGCGGCGGACGTGCCCGTGGTCTGGGCGCCGAACATGAGCGTGGGGGTCACGCTGCTCTTCCACCTCGCGGAGCAGGCGAGCCGCCTCCTCGGTCCGGACTTCGACGCCGAGATCGTGGAGATGCACCACCGGCACAAGGTGGACGCGCCCAGCGGCACCGCGGTGCGGCTCGCGGAGCGGGTGGCGGCGGGCCGCGGGCTCGATCCGGCCGAGGCGGTCGTGCACGGTCGCAGCGGGCACGTGGGTCCCCGGCCCGGCGGTGAGATCGGCGTGATGACGCTCCGCGGCGGCAGCGTGATCGGGGACCACACGCTGGTCCTCGCGGGCCCGGGTGAGCGACTCGAGCTCAGCCACCGGGCCCAGGACCGCAGCATCTTCGCCCGCGGCGCGGTGCGCGCGGCCCGGTGGGTCGTCTCCCAGGCGCCGGGCCGCTACGAGATGCCGCACGTCCTCGGGATCGACGCGCTGGGTTGAGCCTCGGCGCTGACGCGGATCAGCGCGCGAGCTGCATCACGCAGGTGCGCGTGCCGTCGTTGCAGGTGACGGTCAGCGTGTCGCCACCGAGGTTGCCCGAGCACGGGATCGCCGGGTCGTCGCCCACCGACAGGTTGCTCATCGCCATGTCGAAGTTGCCGTCCGACAGGAGCACGAACGAGCCGTCGAGCGCCGGCGTGGGCGGGTCGCCGGCCATCGACGTCGCGGTGAACTCGCAGACCGCCGCGCCTGCGGTGACGTCGACCACGTAGCCGGTCATCGCCGCGCCGCACGGGCCGCTGAGGATGTTGGACACCGACCAGCTCCCGACCGCGTCGGGGCAGTCCATGACGCCGCCGTCTGCGCCGCCGTCCATCTCGCCGCCGCCGTCCATCGCGACGCCGGAGTCGTCCATCACGCCCGAGTCGCCCGGCGGCCCGGAGTCGACCGACGGCCCGGAGTCGGCGACCCCGCCTTCGGGGACCGCGCCCGCGGGCTGACATCGCTGCTCGACGCAGACCTGCGAGACGTCCGCGCAGTCCGAGTCGATGATGCACGGCGCGCCGTCCCCGCCGTCGCATCCGAGGAGGGAGACCAAGGCCAGACCCAAGCAAGCAGAAGCACGCATCAGGGCGAGCCTAACGCGTGGGCTGGCCCCACGAAAAGAGCCGACCCCGAAGGGCCGGCTCATTTTCAGATCACCCCGCCGCGGTCACTCGGCGACGAAGTTGTCCTGCCACATGAACATCGACGGCCCGAAGTCCTCCGCGTCGTCGCCGCTCAGGCCGAAGGCTCCGTTGATGAACAGCGTCGTCCGGTGCCCCGCCTCGAGCTGCGGCTGGATGTTGTCCGACGGGGGCGGCGACGGGAACATCGCGAGGATGGGCAGGCAGGACTGCTCGGACGCCGCCAGGTCGGTGAACCTCGGACAGCCCCGCGTCCCGCTCGCGTCCGCCACGAGGTAGATGGCGCCGCCGAAGCCCGCCAGCGGGTTCGTCGGCACGATCGGCGCGCGCTCGGTGTAGTCGGTGGTCGACCCGTAGCCGACCAGCGCGAACAGCGTCTCGGCCGTGTCGCCCGGATCGGTGTCGGTGCAGGAGCCGGGCGGGCCGGACGGGTTGGGCGCCAGCGTCGGCTCGTAGCAGACGTTGAAGGGCACGGGCGAGATGTTCGGCAGCTGCTGCGACACCCGAATGAGCGCCATGTCGGCGCCCGGCTCCGTCTGCGGGTCCGGCTGGACGATGAGCTGCGCGGCGACCTCGGCCGTGCAGGTCTCGTCGAACGGGGCGGGATCCGGCGCCGGGTTGCAGAGGTCGGGGAGGGCGTCGTCGGCGGCGCCGAAGGTGCCGGTGGCGAAGCCGCTGAGGATGGCGCTCGAGAAGCTGTCGGCGGGGACCGAGTCGGGGCCGATCGTCGCGAGCAGGCGCGCGGCGGGCGCGGCGGCGTCCTCCGGGTCGTCGGGGCAGCCGTCGGTCATGACCGCGTCGGGCTCGTAGACGCCGACGAGGTAGTCGGCCGGCGCGACGACGGGGAAGGTGACGTAGGAGCTGACCCCGCGGAACGGGATCGGGCCGGTCGCCTCGGTGAGGAACTGCTTGGTGGCCGCGATGGCGCCGCCGCCCGCGCTGACCCAGAGGCAGAGGTGGGCGCTGCCCGGGGCGGCGGCGGTGCCCGTCATGCCCGGCAGGTTGTGGACCAGGCGGATCTGGAAGCTCGGCGGCGGCCCCGCGTCGCCCGGCCCGGTGTCCTCGTCCACGCCGGTGTCCATCTCGACGCCGGTGTCGCCGTCGTCGACTCCGGTGTCCATGTCGACCGCGCCGTCCATGCCGGCGTCCGTGTCGTCCACGCCGTCGTCGCAGGCGCCTACGATCAGTCCGAGTGCCGCGATCGCGGCGAGCGTCTGACGCTTCCTCATTTCACCACCCCACCGGCCACGCGAGGGGGCGCGCGACGGCCGTGCAGTCCAAGCCCATTACGGGTGTGCCCCCACGCCCGATCATAGCCCAAGCCCCAGACGGAAAGGAAATCTGCCGCCGGACGCGCAGATGAAACCCCCATCATTTCGAGGCCGCAATCCGGTCGCAGGTCTTGCTAAGCTCCCCGCCCATGAGCGGTATCCGGACCTGCGGCAGCTGTGGGCACCCCAACACCGGGGACGCCATGTTCTGCAGCAAGTGTGGGCACAAGCTCCCGCTTCACGCCGACGCGCCCGCGGCGACCCCGCCCGAGCCGGCGCCGCCCGCGCCCGAAGAGCGGGCCGTCGAGCCGGTCGCGGAGGCACCCGCGCCGACGCCGCAGAGCGCGCCCCGCGTGGCGGGGGCGGCGAGGACGATGCTCGGCATGCCCATGCCCGACGCGGAGGCGGTGGCGAGGGCGAAGGCCGAGGCCGAGCGTCGCCGGGCGGATCGAGCGGCGGCCACGATCGTCGACCCGGTGCCCGCGCCGGAGGCCGCCGAGGCGCCGGCCGCCGAGGAGCCGATCGCCGAGGAGCCGGCCCCCGAGGCGTCAGCCTCCGAGGCGCCCGCCACCGAGCCGGCCCCCGAGCCGGCTGGCGAGGCGTCTGCGCCCGCCAAGCGGATCGCGGGGAGCGCCCGGACGATGCTCGGCATGCCCGCGCCTCAGGCGGCGGCGGTGCAAGAGGCCGTCGCGGCGGCGAAGCAGAAGAAGGCGGAGGCAGAGGCCACGAGAGCGCAGGCGGCGAAGCAAGAAGCGGCGCCGAAGGACGAAGCCGCGCCGCCGGCGCGCTCCCCCGCGGCCGCGCTCGACCCGACCACCAACCGCACCATGCTCGGCCAGCCCGCGCCAAAGCGTGACGAGGTCGAGAACCCGCCCGCCGCCGCGGGCTCTCCCGACACGCCGCTGCGGTCTCGCGCGCCCGTGATGTACCCCAGCAGCAGCGGGGAGGACGACGCGTACACCCTCCCGCCCGCCACGCGGAGCGGCGGTCGGGGGCTCGCGCTCGGCGTGCTGGCCATCGGGGTGATCGTGCTG from Sandaracinaceae bacterium includes the following:
- the dapB gene encoding 4-hydroxy-tetrahydrodipicolinate reductase encodes the protein MTRIALAGATGRMGHAIADVIAEDPLLTLTAAYGRDDDEALGTSLRGITVTKLGPIDADVVIDFTRPDGTRAVIERCAAAKCPLVSGTTGLGAEELAALDALAADVPVVWAPNMSVGVTLLFHLAEQASRLLGPDFDAEIVEMHHRHKVDAPSGTAVRLAERVAAGRGLDPAEAVVHGRSGHVGPRPGGEIGVMTLRGGSVIGDHTLVLAGPGERLELSHRAQDRSIFARGAVRAARWVVSQAPGRYEMPHVLGIDALG